A single region of the Rhodococcus sp. W8901 genome encodes:
- a CDS encoding HpcH/HpaI aldolase/citrate lyase family protein encodes MTHQPPITHRHHLDASHARSWLLVPADKPERFAEAFESAADAVILDLEDAVIASNKDKARAELTRWTRSGGRAWVRINDATTEHWNNDLAAIAALDNIEGVMLAKTETAEQVDATAQRLHPGTRVIALVETAAGMVAATSIAQSPATFRLAFGSGDYRRDTGMDQSPLAMAYPRSHLTAASRAAGLPGPIDGPTVSFRQSVLEDETTNAASLGATGRLCMRPEQTSTVNKLLSPTDHDVRWARKVIDTLGEDGERVNDGSDLPRLARARRITRLERLFAAYGLPSDLTSTS; translated from the coding sequence ATGACCCACCAACCCCCGATCACCCACCGCCACCACCTCGACGCCTCCCACGCTCGATCGTGGCTTCTCGTCCCTGCCGACAAGCCTGAGCGCTTCGCCGAAGCCTTCGAGTCCGCCGCCGACGCCGTGATCCTGGATCTCGAAGACGCCGTCATCGCGTCCAACAAGGACAAAGCTCGTGCAGAACTGACACGGTGGACGCGGTCCGGCGGCCGAGCATGGGTCCGCATCAACGACGCGACCACAGAGCACTGGAACAACGACCTCGCAGCTATCGCAGCACTCGACAACATCGAAGGCGTGATGCTGGCGAAGACCGAAACAGCGGAACAAGTCGACGCAACCGCGCAGCGACTCCATCCCGGAACACGAGTCATCGCACTGGTAGAGACCGCGGCCGGCATGGTCGCGGCCACCTCGATCGCGCAGTCGCCCGCGACTTTCCGACTGGCATTCGGAAGTGGGGACTACCGCCGCGATACAGGCATGGATCAATCACCGCTTGCCATGGCATACCCGCGATCGCACCTGACGGCCGCCAGTCGCGCGGCAGGACTTCCCGGACCGATCGACGGGCCGACCGTGTCCTTCAGACAGTCCGTTCTGGAAGATGAGACCACGAATGCTGCTTCACTCGGCGCGACGGGCCGGCTGTGTATGCGACCCGAGCAGACCTCGACGGTGAACAAGCTCCTCTCGCCCACCGACCACGATGTGCGCTGGGCTCGCAAGGTGATCGATACGCTCGGCGAGGACGGTGAACGCGTCAACGACGGCAGCGACCTGCCGCGTCTGGCTCGCGCCCGGCGCATCACTCGCCTGGAGAGGCTCTTCGCCGCATACGGTCTTCCGTCCGACCTGACATCGACGTCGTGA
- a CDS encoding nickel-dependent hydrogenase large subunit, whose protein sequence is MTSTVPEPKQGATDDKGLVEMAWDPITRIVGSLGIYTKVDFKNKTVAECHSTSSIFRGYSLFMKGKDPRDAHFITSRICGICGDNHATCSCYAQNMAYGVQPPHLGEWIANLGEAAEYMFDHNIFQENLVAVDYCEKMVSETNPGVLAQAENTPAPHADEHGYRSIADIMRALNPFTGDFYREALQVSRLTREMFCLMEGRHVHPSTLYPGGVGTVATVQLITDYTTRLMRYIEFMKKVVPMHDDLFDFFYEALPGYEHVGERRVMLGCWGAFQDPEVCNFAYKDMTDWGRKMFVTPGVVVDNKLVTTDLVDINLGIRIMLGSSYYDDWSDQEMFVSTDPLGNPVDRRHPWNQHTNPKPQKRDLEDKYSWVMSPRWFDGKSNLALDTGGGALARMWSTALAGMVETDEVMATGHSVKIDFPKTALKGPASFEWRIPQWSNTIERNRARTYFQAYAAAMALHFARKALVEINAGRTKTWESFEVPDEGIGCGFTEAVRGVLSHHMVIRDGKIANYHPYPPTPWNASPRDAEGIPGPYEDAVTDLPIYEENGRDDFKGIDIMRTVRSFDPCLPCGVHMYLGDGKSLDKLHSPTQSMTGE, encoded by the coding sequence ATGACTTCAACCGTGCCCGAGCCGAAACAGGGGGCGACCGACGACAAGGGCCTCGTCGAGATGGCCTGGGATCCCATCACCCGCATCGTCGGCAGTCTCGGGATCTACACCAAGGTCGACTTCAAGAACAAGACCGTCGCCGAGTGCCACAGCACGTCGTCGATCTTCCGCGGCTACTCGCTGTTCATGAAGGGTAAGGATCCGCGCGACGCGCACTTCATCACCAGCCGGATCTGCGGGATCTGCGGCGACAATCACGCGACCTGCTCGTGTTACGCCCAGAACATGGCGTACGGGGTCCAGCCGCCGCATCTGGGGGAGTGGATCGCCAATCTCGGCGAGGCCGCGGAGTATATGTTCGACCACAACATCTTCCAGGAGAACCTGGTCGCGGTGGACTACTGCGAGAAGATGGTGTCCGAGACCAATCCCGGTGTGCTCGCCCAGGCCGAGAACACCCCGGCGCCGCACGCCGACGAGCACGGCTACCGGAGCATCGCCGACATCATGCGGGCACTGAACCCGTTCACCGGCGACTTCTACCGGGAGGCGCTCCAGGTCAGTCGACTGACCCGAGAGATGTTCTGCCTCATGGAGGGTCGGCACGTCCACCCGTCGACGCTGTATCCCGGTGGAGTGGGGACGGTCGCGACGGTGCAGTTGATCACCGACTACACCACGCGCCTGATGCGCTATATCGAGTTCATGAAGAAGGTCGTGCCCATGCACGACGACCTGTTCGACTTCTTCTACGAGGCGCTGCCGGGTTACGAGCACGTCGGCGAGCGTCGGGTGATGCTCGGGTGCTGGGGTGCCTTCCAGGATCCCGAGGTGTGCAATTTCGCGTACAAGGACATGACGGACTGGGGTCGGAAGATGTTCGTCACCCCGGGCGTGGTCGTGGACAACAAGCTGGTGACGACGGACCTCGTCGACATCAACCTGGGCATCCGCATCATGCTGGGGTCGTCGTACTACGACGACTGGTCCGACCAGGAGATGTTCGTCAGTACCGATCCGCTGGGCAATCCCGTGGACCGTCGCCACCCGTGGAACCAGCACACCAATCCCAAGCCGCAGAAGCGCGACCTCGAGGACAAGTACAGCTGGGTGATGTCGCCGCGGTGGTTCGACGGCAAGAGCAATCTCGCGCTCGACACCGGCGGCGGTGCCCTGGCCCGGATGTGGTCCACCGCGCTGGCCGGGATGGTCGAGACCGACGAGGTCATGGCCACCGGGCACAGCGTCAAGATCGACTTCCCGAAGACGGCGCTGAAGGGCCCGGCCAGCTTCGAGTGGCGGATCCCGCAGTGGAGCAACACGATCGAGCGCAACCGGGCGCGCACCTACTTCCAGGCGTACGCGGCCGCGATGGCCCTGCACTTCGCGCGCAAGGCGCTCGTCGAGATCAACGCCGGCCGCACCAAGACGTGGGAGTCGTTCGAGGTGCCCGACGAGGGCATCGGCTGCGGCTTCACCGAGGCGGTGCGCGGGGTGCTGTCGCACCACATGGTGATCCGGGACGGCAAGATCGCGAACTACCACCCGTACCCGCCCACGCCCTGGAACGCGAGTCCGCGTGATGCCGAAGGGATCCCGGGTCCGTACGAGGACGCGGTCACGGATCTTCCGATCTACGAGGAGAACGGCCGTGACGACTTCAAGGGCATCGACATCATGCGTACCGTGCGCAGCTTCGATCCCTGCCTGCCGTGCGGTGTGCACATGTACCTCGGCGACGGGAAGAGTCTCGACAAGCTCCATTCTCCGACGCAGTCCATGACCGGGGAATGA
- a CDS encoding maleylpyruvate isomerase family mycothiol-dependent enzyme, whose translation MAFNDLDLSERLDLAREGTAYFAQRLAAVSDADLSGPSLLEGWTRKHLVAHVGYNAAALCRILDWAATGVETPMYESMQQRAREIDEGATLSVGSLRNLFTHTAARLDEQWRTVPREAWAAQVRTAQGRMVPASETAWMRSREVWIHTVDLGNGGRFDEFPDVVLDSLLDDVVGMWRRRGDGAGLVLEVGGRRLVVVQEDAPVTGVVVGSLVSVVRWASGRGAVGLTAGSDLQPPRWL comes from the coding sequence GTGGCCTTCAACGATCTGGATCTGTCCGAGCGGCTGGACCTCGCGCGTGAGGGGACCGCGTACTTCGCGCAGCGGCTCGCGGCGGTGTCCGACGCGGACCTGTCGGGTCCGAGCCTGCTCGAAGGGTGGACGCGAAAGCACCTCGTCGCGCACGTCGGCTACAACGCCGCCGCGCTGTGCCGGATCCTCGACTGGGCTGCGACGGGTGTGGAGACGCCCATGTACGAATCGATGCAGCAGCGGGCCCGGGAGATCGACGAGGGCGCCACGCTGAGTGTCGGGTCCTTGCGAAACCTCTTCACCCACACAGCCGCCCGGCTCGACGAGCAGTGGCGCACCGTCCCTCGGGAGGCGTGGGCCGCGCAGGTGCGGACCGCGCAGGGGCGGATGGTGCCGGCGTCGGAGACCGCATGGATGCGCAGCCGCGAGGTGTGGATCCACACGGTCGACCTCGGGAACGGTGGGCGCTTCGACGAGTTCCCCGACGTCGTCCTCGACTCGCTCCTCGACGACGTCGTCGGGATGTGGCGACGCAGGGGCGACGGTGCGGGGCTCGTGCTCGAGGTCGGCGGGCGCAGGCTGGTGGTCGTGCAGGAGGACGCGCCGGTCACGGGCGTGGTCGTGGGCTCACTCGTGTCCGTCGTGCGCTGGGCGTCCGGTCGTGGGGCGGTCGGGCTGACCGCCGGTTCGGATCTACAACCGCCTCGCTGGCTGTAG
- a CDS encoding ArsR/SmtB family transcription factor yields the protein MPEIPAIDPDHARRAALALETPDIGAWANRFELLSDPNRLRLLLCLHHAPDICVTDLAVALGMTGTAVSHALRLLRQQGWVSAERSGRTVRYRLVDDTVHELLHTIGATHFHEHDAS from the coding sequence GTGCCCGAGATTCCCGCTATCGACCCGGATCACGCCCGCCGCGCGGCGCTGGCGCTCGAGACGCCGGACATCGGAGCGTGGGCCAACCGCTTCGAGCTGCTCTCCGACCCCAACCGGCTGCGGCTGCTGCTGTGCCTGCACCACGCCCCCGACATCTGCGTCACCGATCTCGCGGTGGCCCTTGGGATGACGGGCACCGCGGTGTCCCACGCGCTGCGTCTGTTGCGGCAACAGGGCTGGGTGTCGGCCGAGCGGTCCGGCCGCACCGTCCGCTACCGCCTGGTCGACGACACCGTGCACGAGCTGCTGCACACCATCGGGGCCACCCACTTCCACGAGCACGACGCGAGCTGA
- a CDS encoding NifU family protein, whose translation MGPIDDETRIQPHESDRWRGAGDRIEALLDASAVGGPVARERAEQLVREVVDLYGEALDRILTAAGCTPGLVDELARDELVSSVLLVSGLHPHDVETRVRTALDSVRPYLGSHGGDVELVDVSDGVVRLRLLGSCHGCPSSAVTLQLAVEGAVQAAAPETTTIEVETDERETAPTPGVFTADSLLSHVRETTPQNGNWLAVPEFAELAPGEVGGFTVGGLTMLVCRVGDDLFAYRDRCPACGNSMAGTTMARRAGGPVNDAVLRCPSCRAHYDVRRAGAGVEVPDDHLDPLPVLVRDGVLSVAVPTAVTG comes from the coding sequence ATGGGGCCGATAGACGACGAGACACGGATCCAGCCGCACGAATCCGATCGCTGGCGGGGAGCCGGCGATCGGATCGAGGCGCTGCTCGACGCCTCCGCGGTGGGAGGTCCGGTCGCGCGTGAACGGGCCGAGCAGCTCGTCCGCGAGGTGGTGGACCTGTACGGCGAGGCGTTGGACCGGATCCTGACCGCCGCCGGCTGCACCCCCGGGCTGGTGGACGAGCTGGCGCGGGACGAGTTGGTGTCGAGCGTGCTGCTGGTGAGCGGTCTGCATCCGCACGACGTCGAGACACGGGTGCGGACGGCGCTCGACAGCGTCCGCCCCTACCTGGGTTCGCACGGCGGCGACGTCGAACTGGTGGATGTGTCGGACGGCGTCGTGCGCCTGCGCCTGCTCGGCAGCTGTCACGGCTGTCCGTCGTCGGCGGTGACGCTACAGCTCGCGGTGGAGGGCGCCGTGCAGGCCGCGGCCCCGGAGACCACGACGATCGAGGTGGAGACCGACGAGCGCGAGACCGCACCCACGCCGGGCGTGTTCACCGCCGATTCGCTGCTCTCGCACGTGCGTGAGACCACTCCGCAGAACGGAAACTGGCTGGCGGTACCGGAATTCGCCGAGCTCGCTCCGGGGGAGGTCGGCGGGTTCACCGTCGGGGGACTCACGATGCTCGTCTGTCGCGTGGGCGACGATCTCTTCGCGTACCGGGACCGATGCCCCGCGTGCGGGAACTCGATGGCGGGCACCACGATGGCGCGCCGCGCCGGTGGGCCGGTGAACGATGCGGTCCTGCGGTGCCCGAGCTGTCGCGCCCACTACGACGTCCGCCGGGCCGGCGCCGGGGTGGAGGTGCCGGACGATCACCTCG
- a CDS encoding alpha/beta fold hydrolase produces MQQAVNPVDGVGIAYRVIGDGPPLVLAHGTALSSAIWRAFGYVKALRDQYQLILPDMRGHGRSDTPYDADSYAMDLVVGDIVAVLDALGHDRAHYLGYSFGGRVGLSLAVSAPERLRTLTVGGGSSRPQAGSFDKLFFPGCIDVLDHEGMTAFLDRWNAYRPWPLDAATRAAFDANDTRALVAYLRRSETEPGVPDAALETLDLPTLLFVGSEDRPRLSDTKKLASLIPGSRLAVIPGFDHATTVAASPEVLAVVKPFLEEH; encoded by the coding sequence ATGCAGCAGGCAGTCAACCCCGTCGACGGTGTCGGGATCGCGTATCGGGTGATCGGCGACGGGCCACCGTTGGTGCTGGCGCACGGCACCGCGCTGTCCAGTGCGATCTGGCGCGCGTTCGGGTACGTCAAGGCCCTGCGCGATCAGTACCAGTTGATCCTGCCGGACATGCGCGGCCACGGCCGCAGCGATACGCCGTACGACGCGGACTCGTACGCGATGGACCTGGTGGTGGGCGACATCGTCGCGGTGCTCGACGCGTTGGGTCACGACCGGGCCCATTACCTGGGCTACTCGTTCGGCGGACGCGTCGGGCTCTCGCTCGCGGTGAGCGCCCCCGAACGCCTGCGCACCCTCACCGTCGGCGGCGGCAGTTCCCGTCCACAGGCCGGTTCGTTCGACAAACTGTTCTTCCCTGGTTGCATCGATGTCCTCGACCACGAGGGCATGACGGCCTTCCTCGACCGGTGGAACGCGTACCGCCCCTGGCCACTCGACGCCGCCACCCGGGCCGCGTTCGACGCCAACGACACCCGCGCCCTGGTCGCGTACCTCCGCCGGTCCGAGACCGAGCCCGGAGTGCCCGACGCGGCACTCGAAACACTCGACCTGCCGACACTGCTGTTCGTCGGGTCGGAGGACCGTCCGCGGCTGTCCGACACGAAGAAGCTGGCGTCGCTCATTCCGGGGTCGCGGCTGGCGGTCATTCCCGGCTTCGACCACGCCACCACGGTCGCGGCGTCCCCCGAGGTCCTGGCGGTCGTGAAGCCATTCCTGGAGGAGCACTGA
- a CDS encoding cupin domain-containing protein, whose product MTAAETHEPELDQLYADFAAENLNPLWTQLGDLMPMVPTSKAVPFVWKWSTLYPLAQRAGDLVPVGRGGERRAIALANPGLGGVPYVTPTLWAAIQYLGPRETAPEHRHSQNAFRFVVEGEGVWTVVNGDPVAMRRGDFLLTPGWAFHGHHNETDEPMAWIDGLDIPFVHYTDTGFFEFGSDGVTDTSTPDVSRSERLWAHPGLRPLVGVDAKTSSPIACYRWEHTDRALSEQLALEDEGYAATPEPGHAAIRYTNPTTGGDVMPTIRAEFHRLRGGGTTRTRRDVGSTVFQVFDGEGRFLLGDQAHDVVKGDMVVVPSWVPWSLETGGGIDLFAFSDAPIVERLHFHRTHVSEGA is encoded by the coding sequence ATGACTGCCGCCGAAACCCACGAACCCGAGCTGGATCAGCTGTACGCCGATTTCGCCGCCGAGAATCTCAACCCGCTGTGGACGCAGCTGGGCGATTTGATGCCGATGGTGCCGACGTCGAAAGCTGTTCCGTTCGTGTGGAAGTGGTCCACGCTGTATCCGCTCGCACAGCGGGCGGGGGATCTGGTCCCGGTCGGACGGGGTGGTGAGCGTCGTGCGATCGCGCTCGCCAACCCGGGTCTGGGTGGCGTTCCGTACGTCACGCCCACGTTGTGGGCGGCGATCCAATATCTCGGACCCCGCGAGACCGCTCCGGAACATCGTCACTCGCAGAACGCTTTCCGATTCGTCGTCGAGGGCGAGGGGGTGTGGACGGTCGTGAACGGGGATCCGGTGGCGATGCGCCGCGGTGATTTCCTGCTCACCCCGGGGTGGGCGTTCCACGGCCACCACAACGAGACAGACGAGCCGATGGCGTGGATCGACGGGCTCGACATTCCGTTCGTGCACTACACGGACACGGGGTTCTTCGAGTTCGGCTCGGATGGTGTCACTGACACCTCGACTCCCGATGTCTCGCGCTCCGAACGGCTCTGGGCGCACCCGGGCCTGCGGCCGCTGGTCGGCGTGGATGCGAAGACGAGTTCACCGATCGCGTGCTACCGCTGGGAGCACACCGACCGTGCCCTCTCGGAGCAGTTGGCTCTCGAGGACGAGGGCTATGCCGCGACGCCGGAGCCGGGTCACGCTGCGATCCGGTACACCAATCCCACGACGGGTGGCGATGTGATGCCGACGATCCGGGCCGAGTTCCACCGTCTGCGTGGCGGTGGGACGACCCGCACGCGCCGGGATGTCGGGTCGACGGTGTTCCAGGTGTTCGACGGCGAGGGACGTTTCCTACTCGGCGATCAGGCACATGACGTCGTGAAGGGTGACATGGTCGTCGTCCCGTCGTGGGTGCCGTGGTCCCTCGAAACCGGTGGGGGCATAGACCTGTTCGCCTTCTCGGATGCTCCGATCGTTGAGCGTCTGCATTTTCATCGCACCCATGTTTCTGAAGGAGCCTGA
- a CDS encoding hydrogenase maturation nickel metallochaperone HypA/HybF, with protein sequence MHEMAITQSVVDAVCERAGDRNVRSIRLQVGCLCAVVPDAMQFCFELVTEGTVAEGARLDIEEPPGLAHCRGCDTDFPLRDLVLLCPCGSADVEVLSGRELRIMSMEVG encoded by the coding sequence ATGCACGAGATGGCGATCACCCAGAGTGTCGTCGACGCGGTGTGCGAGCGCGCCGGCGACCGCAACGTGCGCAGCATCCGACTGCAGGTCGGTTGCCTGTGCGCGGTGGTGCCCGATGCGATGCAGTTCTGCTTCGAACTGGTCACGGAGGGGACGGTCGCCGAGGGCGCCCGCCTCGATATCGAGGAGCCTCCCGGACTGGCGCACTGCCGCGGCTGTGACACGGACTTCCCCCTACGCGATCTGGTTCTGCTGTGTCCGTGCGGCAGCGCCGACGTCGAGGTCCTCTCGGGCCGTGAACTGCGGATCATGTCGATGGAAGTGGGTTGA
- a CDS encoding hydrogenase expression protein HypE, whose product MSTPTKAAKKPEHAKADETDEGLIHILWINAGLSCDGDSVALTAATQPSVEEIVFGALPGLPKIAVHWPLIDFECGPEGGADDFLEWFWKADRGELEPFVLVVEGSIPNENLHDEGYWCGFGNNPETGQPVTTSEWLDRLAPKATAIVAAGTCACYGGIHAMAGNPTGAMGVPDYLGWDWKSKAGLPIVCVPGCPIQPDNLSETLTYLLYQVTEQAPMIPLDEQLRPQWLFGQTVHEGCDRAGYYEQGDFATEYGSPKCIVKLGCWGPVVKCNVPKRGWMAGIGGCPNVGGICIGCTMPGFPDKFMPFMDEPPGGILSSSVSEVYGSVIRTLRNVTGRTLEKEPHWRAPGRLLRTGAVRTW is encoded by the coding sequence ATGTCGACACCGACCAAAGCTGCGAAGAAGCCAGAGCACGCCAAGGCCGACGAGACGGACGAGGGGCTCATCCACATCCTGTGGATCAATGCGGGGCTCAGCTGCGACGGTGACTCCGTCGCGCTCACCGCCGCCACCCAGCCGAGCGTCGAGGAGATCGTCTTCGGCGCACTGCCGGGACTGCCCAAGATCGCCGTGCACTGGCCGTTGATCGACTTCGAGTGCGGGCCCGAGGGCGGCGCCGACGACTTCCTCGAATGGTTCTGGAAGGCCGACCGCGGAGAGTTGGAGCCGTTCGTGCTCGTCGTCGAGGGTTCGATCCCGAACGAGAACCTGCACGACGAGGGCTACTGGTGCGGATTCGGCAACAACCCGGAGACCGGGCAGCCCGTCACGACGAGCGAGTGGCTCGACCGGCTCGCGCCGAAGGCGACGGCGATCGTCGCGGCCGGCACGTGCGCCTGCTACGGCGGTATCCATGCGATGGCCGGCAATCCGACCGGGGCGATGGGCGTACCCGACTACCTCGGATGGGACTGGAAGTCCAAGGCGGGCCTGCCGATCGTGTGCGTGCCGGGCTGCCCGATCCAGCCGGACAACCTGTCCGAGACCCTGACCTACCTGCTGTACCAGGTGACCGAGCAGGCACCGATGATCCCGCTCGACGAACAGCTCCGGCCGCAGTGGCTGTTCGGGCAGACGGTGCACGAGGGCTGTGATCGCGCCGGCTACTACGAACAAGGCGATTTCGCGACCGAGTACGGCTCACCCAAATGCATCGTCAAGCTCGGATGCTGGGGTCCGGTCGTGAAATGCAATGTGCCCAAGCGTGGTTGGATGGCCGGCATCGGTGGCTGTCCCAACGTGGGCGGCATCTGCATCGGATGCACGATGCCGGGCTTCCCGGACAAGTTCATGCCGTTCATGGACGAACCCCCAGGCGGCATTCTCTCGAGTTCGGTGTCCGAGGTGTACGGATCGGTGATCCGCACGCTGCGGAACGTCACCGGCAGGACGCTCGAGAAGGAACCGCATTGGCGCGCGCCAGGGCGCCTGCTCAGGACGGGGGCCGTCCGCACCTGGTAG
- the hypB gene encoding hydrogenase nickel incorporation protein HypB, with protein MCATCGCGKVDEAGGTAGTRISVPGVDPREHEHEHEHEHGHGHAHGHGHSHEPTGTETITLEEKILAKNDVLAEENRAWLTERGVLAFNLMSSPGSGKTTLLERTVRDLSDTGPISVIEGDQETLLDAERIRATGCSVVQVNTGSGCHLDAEMMRGALDTLRPANESLVFVENVGNLVCPALFDLGEQGKVVLISVTEGDDKPLKYPHIFAVADLVIVNKTDLLPYVSFDPAVCERNARSVNPGVQVVNLSATSGEGMDRWYRWIAERRLG; from the coding sequence ATGTGTGCAACGTGTGGCTGCGGCAAGGTCGACGAGGCCGGCGGGACGGCCGGAACCCGGATCAGTGTCCCCGGCGTGGACCCTCGCGAGCACGAACACGAACACGAACACGAACACGGTCACGGCCATGCGCACGGGCACGGCCACTCGCACGAGCCGACCGGGACCGAGACGATCACGCTCGAAGAGAAGATCCTGGCCAAGAACGACGTCCTCGCGGAGGAGAACCGCGCGTGGCTCACCGAGCGCGGGGTGCTCGCGTTCAATCTGATGAGCTCGCCCGGCTCGGGAAAGACCACGCTGCTCGAGCGCACAGTGCGAGACCTGTCGGATACCGGTCCGATCTCGGTGATCGAGGGCGATCAGGAGACACTGCTCGACGCCGAACGCATTCGAGCCACGGGATGTTCTGTGGTACAGGTGAATACGGGCTCGGGATGCCACCTCGACGCCGAGATGATGCGCGGCGCGCTCGACACGCTGCGTCCCGCGAACGAGTCGCTGGTGTTCGTGGAGAATGTCGGAAATCTGGTGTGCCCCGCCCTGTTCGACCTTGGCGAGCAAGGTAAGGTTGTCCTAATATCGGTGACGGAGGGCGACGACAAGCCGTTGAAGTACCCGCACATCTTCGCGGTCGCCGACCTCGTGATCGTCAACAAGACCGACCTGCTCCCGTATGTCTCGTTCGACCCTGCGGTGTGCGAACGGAACGCAAGATCGGTGAATCCCGGTGTGCAGGTTGTGAATCTGTCCGCGACCAGCGGCGAGGGGATGGACCGGTGGTACCGGTGGATCGCCGAGCGTCGGCTGGGATGA
- the hutC gene encoding histidine utilization repressor, with translation MAVVDVDAELAALFGEVGGESVPAYERVKKLVAEQIRSGRWSEGDQLPSENQFVGALGLSRMTINRALRELTSDGLIVRMMGIGTFVASTKTPSPLFEVKNIADEIQERGHRHRTEVIFVREEEADHSQAFLRDAVGAKVFHSVLVHYEDDKPIQVEDRLVNPAEAPDYLDQDFTTITPNDYLSRVAPLVRGEHVVEAVLASPEECRLLQIDRGEPCLLIRRRTWSEHGLVSTARLIHPGSHNRLEGAFAR, from the coding sequence ATGGCAGTTGTTGACGTCGACGCGGAACTTGCCGCGCTGTTCGGCGAGGTCGGCGGCGAGTCCGTGCCCGCCTACGAACGGGTCAAGAAGCTGGTGGCCGAGCAGATCCGTTCGGGCCGTTGGTCGGAGGGCGACCAGTTGCCGTCCGAGAACCAGTTCGTAGGCGCGCTCGGTCTGTCCCGGATGACGATCAACCGCGCGCTGCGCGAACTGACCAGTGACGGCCTGATCGTCCGGATGATGGGTATCGGCACGTTCGTCGCGAGCACCAAGACCCCGTCACCGCTGTTCGAGGTCAAGAACATCGCCGACGAGATCCAGGAGCGGGGTCACCGGCACCGCACCGAGGTGATCTTCGTGCGCGAAGAGGAGGCCGACCACTCGCAGGCATTCCTCCGGGATGCGGTCGGTGCCAAGGTGTTTCACTCGGTTCTCGTGCACTACGAGGACGACAAGCCGATCCAGGTGGAGGACCGTCTGGTGAACCCGGCCGAGGCGCCGGACTACCTCGACCAGGACTTCACCACGATCACGCCCAACGACTACCTCAGTCGTGTCGCGCCGCTCGTGCGGGGCGAACACGTGGTCGAAGCCGTCCTGGCCAGCCCGGAGGAATGCCGCCTGCTGCAGATCGACCGCGGTGAGCCGTGCCTGCTGATCCGGCGCCGGACCTGGTCCGAGCACGGGTTGGTGAGTACGGCGCGGCTGATCCACCCGGGATCGCACAACCGGCTCGAGGGTGCCTTCGCTCGCTGA
- a CDS encoding fumarylacetoacetate hydrolase family protein, whose protein sequence is MRLATLRLAGSTAAVRVDSDTTATVIEGYPDLSALLNHPEWRSIAATASGATVDLVGADYAPVVPSPGKIVCVGLNYGTHIREMGRELPEYPTLFSKFKEALTGPYDDVIVPAYAASQLDWEAELAVVIGRQAYQVSEADADAYIAGYSVINDYTMRDYQYRTLQWDQGKTFEKTSGFGPVLDTDYRLGTRIETRLEGEVMQSATTDDLVFTPAGLVDYISHIVTLQPGDVIITGTTGGVGHARKPARYIGDGDTVEVSIEGLGSVRNKTVVR, encoded by the coding sequence ATGCGTCTCGCCACTCTGCGCCTGGCCGGCAGCACCGCTGCCGTCCGCGTCGATTCCGACACCACCGCGACCGTGATCGAGGGATACCCGGATCTGTCTGCCCTGCTGAATCACCCGGAATGGAGGTCGATCGCCGCGACCGCGTCCGGCGCGACCGTGGATCTGGTCGGCGCCGACTACGCCCCGGTGGTCCCGAGCCCCGGGAAGATCGTGTGCGTGGGTCTGAACTACGGCACCCACATCCGGGAGATGGGCCGGGAACTACCCGAGTATCCGACGCTGTTCTCGAAGTTCAAGGAGGCGCTCACCGGGCCGTACGACGATGTGATCGTGCCCGCCTATGCCGCATCGCAGCTCGACTGGGAAGCAGAATTGGCGGTGGTGATCGGCAGGCAGGCCTACCAGGTGTCCGAGGCAGACGCGGACGCGTACATCGCGGGATACTCGGTGATCAACGACTACACGATGCGTGACTACCAGTACCGCACGCTGCAGTGGGACCAGGGCAAGACGTTCGAGAAGACCAGCGGTTTCGGTCCGGTCCTCGATACGGACTATCGGCTCGGTACCCGCATCGAGACCCGACTCGAGGGCGAGGTGATGCAGTCGGCTACCACCGACGACCTGGTGTTCACCCCGGCTGGGCTCGTCGATTACATCTCGCACATCGTCACGCTGCAGCCCGGTGATGTGATCATCACCGGTACCACCGGGGGTGTCGGCCATGCCCGCAAGCCCGCGCGCTACATCGGTGACGGGGATACGGTCGAGGTGAGCATCGAGGGACTGGGCTCGGTGCGCAACAAGACCGTCGTCAGGTAG